TACGCCGCAGTGCTCATGGTGCCCGGCGTGCTTCCGGCACTCGGTCCCGCAGGCCTGGCAGGCGGTCAGACAGGCCCGGAGCTGGTCACGCACCACCTCGGCCTGTGGCTCGGTCTGCCGTGCGAGGACCCGTCCGGTCGCGTTGCAGATGTCGGCACAATCGAGGTTCAGGCGGATGCAGTGAATTACCATCTGGACATCCGGTTCGGCGAGGCAGGCGTCCGCACAGGCCGTACAGACC
This window of the Deinococcus reticulitermitis genome carries:
- a CDS encoding four-helix bundle copper-binding protein translates to MTIPDTSAMTRMLQTHPRGAQVQNQQALLACIEACFECAQVCTACADACLAEPDVQMVIHCIRLNLDCADICNATGRVLARQTEPQAEVVRDQLRACLTACQACGTECRKHAGHHEHCGVCGESCRRCEQACQNLLSTLSA